A window from Candidatus Atribacteria bacterium encodes these proteins:
- a CDS encoding transcription elongation factor GreA, whose product MKDNEIFLSREGLENLREEIKHLEGAKRKEIQEDISRALEFGDITENAEYNLALEAQRMNEISIVRLKQKLSRAKVVKKDPPSGEIGIGSILKLLNLDSGEEIEYTFVTDDQIDFAHNKISISSPLGKAFLNHREGERVEIEVPIGILRFKILKII is encoded by the coding sequence GTGAAAGATAACGAAATATTTTTAAGTAGAGAAGGATTAGAGAATTTAAGAGAAGAAATAAAGCACTTAGAAGGTGCAAAAAGAAAAGAGATACAAGAAGATATTAGCCGGGCATTAGAATTCGGAGATATTACCGAGAATGCAGAATATAACCTTGCTTTGGAAGCTCAACGTATGAATGAAATAAGCATTGTTAGATTAAAGCAGAAGCTAAGCCGGGCAAAAGTAGTAAAAAAAGACCCCCCTTCAGGAGAGATTGGTATTGGCTCTATCCTAAAGCTTTTAAATTTAGATTCCGGAGAAGAAATTGAATATACATTTGTAACGGATGATCAAATAGATTTTGCTCATAATAAGATATCGATCAGTTCTCCCTTGGGAAAGGCATTTTTAAATCACCGGGAAGGAGAAAGAGTTGAGATTGAAGTTCCTATCGGAATTTTAAGGTTTAAAATACTAAAAATTATTTAA
- a CDS encoding threonylcarbamoyl-AMP synthase has product MKTKILIIDPKRIDFTKIKKAAEEIKKGNLVAFPTETVYGLGADGLNEKAVAKIFHAKGRPFNDPLIAHIADIKELYKLSKHVPPIALKLAKTFWPGPLTLILKKSELVADIVTAGLDTIAIRIPANDIALSLIREAKTPIVAPSANLFGRTSPTNAQHVADDLGGKIDMIINGGKTKVGVESTVLDITVEPAQVLRAGGISIEKLKEIIEQVKISMEIEEGFRSPGMLNSHYSPQAKLILVEEKEEGEIEEVRQLASEYKAKGFKVGIMAKGENQNEYNGFKVKVIGKSAELERCAANLFAILRNFDKEGYEIIIAEGLEEQGLGLAIMERLRKAAAPK; this is encoded by the coding sequence ATGAAAACTAAAATATTAATAATAGATCCCAAGAGAATAGATTTTACTAAAATAAAAAAGGCTGCTGAGGAAATAAAAAAAGGTAATTTAGTAGCTTTTCCTACTGAAACAGTTTATGGATTAGGAGCGGATGGCCTGAACGAGAAAGCGGTGGCGAAAATATTTCATGCCAAAGGAAGACCATTTAATGATCCTTTAATTGCTCATATTGCCGATATAAAAGAATTGTATAAATTGTCCAAGCATGTCCCCCCGATTGCCTTAAAATTAGCCAAAACATTTTGGCCTGGTCCTCTAACCTTAATCCTAAAAAAGTCTGAATTGGTTGCTGATATTGTTACCGCTGGTTTAGATACCATTGCAATTAGGATACCGGCGAACGATATCGCTTTAAGTTTAATTAGGGAAGCTAAAACTCCTATTGTTGCTCCCAGCGCTAATCTTTTTGGGAGGACAAGTCCGACCAATGCTCAACATGTAGCCGATGATTTAGGGGGAAAAATAGACATGATCATTAACGGAGGCAAAACTAAAGTAGGGGTAGAATCTACTGTTTTAGATATAACTGTTGAACCTGCCCAGGTATTAAGGGCAGGGGGGATATCGATAGAAAAATTAAAAGAAATCATTGAACAGGTAAAAATAAGTATGGAGATAGAAGAAGGTTTTCGCTCTCCGGGGATGCTAAACAGTCATTATTCTCCTCAAGCAAAACTAATTTTAGTAGAAGAAAAAGAGGAAGGCGAAATAGAAGAAGTTCGTCAGCTGGCTTCTGAGTATAAAGCAAAAGGATTTAAAGTAGGGATAATGGCAAAAGGAGAAAATCAAAATGAATATAATGGATTTAAGGTTAAGGTAATAGGCAAGAGCGCTGAATTAGAGAGATGTGCGGCAAATCTCTTTGCTATTTTAAGAAATTTTGATAAAGAAGGATATGAAATTATTATTGCTGAAGGATTAGAAGAACAGGGTTTGGGGTTAGCTATAATGGAGAGATTAAGAAAAGCAGCAGCTCCCAAATAA
- the aroH gene encoding chorismate mutase, whose amino-acid sequence MLVRGIRGAITGKSNTKEEIITITKELLIALQRENHFKIEEIVSVFFSATSDLNAAFPAQAARELGWDQVPLFDMQEIEVPESLPKCIRILIQVNCQKSQREIKHCYLRGAEILRKDLVKKNLNLKESDSK is encoded by the coding sequence ATGTTAGTAAGAGGAATAAGAGGTGCTATAACGGGAAAGAGTAATACTAAAGAAGAAATTATAACAATCACCAAAGAATTGCTAATTGCCTTACAGAGAGAAAATCATTTTAAGATTGAAGAAATAGTAAGTGTGTTTTTCAGTGCCACTTCTGATTTAAATGCAGCTTTTCCAGCTCAAGCAGCACGAGAATTAGGCTGGGACCAAGTTCCCCTTTTTGATATGCAAGAAATCGAAGTCCCAGAGAGCTTGCCCAAATGTATTCGAATATTAATCCAGGTAAATTGCCAAAAAAGCCAGAGAGAAATAAAGCACTGTTATTTAAGGGGAGCAGAAATATTAAGAAAAGATTTAGTTAAAAAGAACCTCAATTTAAAGGAGAGTGATTCCAAGTGA
- the aroF gene encoding 3-deoxy-7-phosphoheptulonate synthase, translating into MIIVINGQTSEFHIEKVVQKLREMGHEVHISRGEKQIVLGVIGDVENLNSVPLYAYDGVEEIIPIAKPYKLASREFKSFDTIVKIKDVIIGSKEVIVMAGPCVVENKKQIFETAKQVKADGAKILRGEAFKPRTSPYSFQGLEEEGLKLLAQAGEEAGLLVVTEVMSVNQIELVGKYTDIFQVGTRNMQNFILLKELGKIKKPILLKRGMSATIEELLLSAEYILSQGNYEVILCERGIRTFENYTRNTLDLSAIPALKRLSHLPVIVDPSHATGKWRLVSAMSKAAIAAGVDGLLIEVHPDPKNSFSDGAQTLKIATFAQLMRELKPIAQAVGRELSAPIEKDLERMKN; encoded by the coding sequence GTGATTATAGTGATAAATGGCCAAACCAGCGAGTTTCATATAGAAAAAGTAGTGCAGAAGCTACGTGAAATGGGACATGAAGTACACATCTCTCGGGGAGAAAAACAGATTGTTTTAGGAGTAATAGGTGATGTAGAAAATTTAAATTCAGTTCCTCTTTACGCCTATGACGGTGTAGAGGAAATTATTCCCATTGCAAAACCCTATAAGTTGGCAAGTAGGGAGTTTAAAAGTTTTGATACTATTGTAAAAATAAAGGACGTAATTATAGGCAGCAAAGAGGTGATAGTAATGGCTGGACCATGTGTGGTTGAAAATAAAAAACAGATATTTGAGACAGCAAAACAAGTAAAAGCTGACGGGGCAAAGATATTAAGGGGAGAAGCCTTTAAACCTCGTACATCCCCTTATAGTTTTCAGGGGTTGGAGGAAGAAGGTTTGAAGTTATTAGCTCAGGCGGGAGAGGAGGCAGGTTTACTAGTTGTAACTGAAGTGATGTCAGTTAACCAGATAGAATTAGTAGGTAAGTATACCGATATATTTCAAGTAGGTACTCGTAATATGCAGAATTTTATATTATTAAAAGAATTGGGTAAAATTAAAAAACCAATATTATTAAAAAGAGGAATGTCAGCTACTATAGAGGAGCTACTATTATCAGCAGAATATATTTTATCTCAAGGGAATTATGAAGTGATATTATGTGAGCGAGGAATTCGAACTTTTGAAAACTATACCCGCAACACTTTGGATTTAAGCGCAATCCCCGCATTAAAGAGGTTAAGCCATTTGCCGGTAATTGTAGATCCCAGCCATGCTACCGGGAAGTGGAGATTGGTAAGCGCAATGTCTAAAGCTGCTATAGCTGCAGGAGTGGATGGCTTGCTTATCGAAGTTCATCCTGACCCCAAAAATTCATTTAGCGATGGAGCTCAGACCTTAAAAATAGCTACTTTTGCTCAGTTGATGAGAGAACTTAAACCTATAGCTCAAGCAGTAGGTCGAGAATTGAGTGCACCTATTGAAAAAGATTTAGAGAGGATGAAAAATTAA